The Candidatus Cloacimonadota bacterium genomic interval AATGATTTAAATCCGCATACGATCCATCTCGCTCCCGGGATATATTCGCATGATATAACCGGTGAAGATTTTCCCCTTTACGCAAAAGCTAATATTAACTTACAGGGCGCAAGCAGCGAAAACACAATTCTCGATGGTTCCAATTTGTCAAGATTGATTTACTGCGAATCAGTCAATAATTTCAGAATTCAACAAATGACAATCCAAAATGGAAATAGTGGATCTGGTTACAGCTCACACGGGGGAGGTTTATATTTTTCTAACTGCGATCCGATATTGAATAATTTGAAAATTTTTAGTAACTCTACTAATAATACCAGTAATTTCGGTGGTGGTATATTTTTAAATAACTCAGATGCAACTTTGCAAGAAGTAACAATTTGTCAAAATAGTTCTTTAGCTCACGGTGGTGGATTATATTTAAATAATTCTGATCCAATTTTTGATGGAGTAATAGTACGTCAAAATACTGCTCATTACAATGGTGGTGGAATGTATTTGGAAAATTCAAATCCAACCTTTAAGGCAACAACTGTTTGCCAAAATTATTCTTATGCAGACGGGGGAGGGATATTTTTCAATAATTCCACTCCAATATTTGATCAAGAAGATTTATCAAATATATATTGTAATGATATATCATCTTGGGATTACTTTGCAAAAGATTTGTATAATTATAATTCCGGTATTATTGATGTTTTTGTAGATACATTTACAGTTTTATATCCTGATAATTATCATTTGTACCCTCCTGATCAATTTAATATGGATATTCAGAATGGCAAGATCGAGCAAATAGATCAGGATATTTATATCAGTCCCTCCGGTTCGAATAGCAATTCCGGTATATCACCGGATGAACCTTTCCAGAATATTAGTTTTGCAATGGATCGAATTATTTCCAATGAATCTAATCCTCATACGATTCATCTTGCAACCGGAACTTATTCTCAAAATACCACAGGCGAAGATTTTCCAATTTATGGAAAAAGTCATATTAATTTCAAAGGTGAAAGTGCTGAAACAACTATTTTGGATGGTGCTGATTTGTCTAGATTGATATACTGCAATTCAGTTGATAATATCAAAATTCAACAGATGACAATTCAAAATGGAAATTGTGGAATTGCTTACAATTCCTACGGAGGAGGAATCAGAATGCAGGGATCATCTTGGACCTCCGTTTATGATGATTCGATATTTGTTGAAGATGTGAACGTAATAAATAATCACTCTTACAAAGGTGGTGGAATATATAATGAATATATTAACCTATCTCTTAATCAAGTTAAAATGAATAATAATACGGGCTATAAAGGTGGTGGTTTGTATTGTTCGGGCTCTTCCTATGCGGATACTATTTGCGTTATGATCGATAAGTGTGAAATTTGCAATAATATTGCTGACAATACTGCTAGTGGATTTTCTGGTAATGGTGGTAAAATTCACATATCTAATACAACTATAGCCGGAAATATCCCAGGATCTTATTCAAACTGTGCTGTTGAGTTTTCTAGTAGTGATGTTGTTTTTGTAAATACTATTTGTTGGAATGATTCGCTTTCTCAAATAAAACTTATGTGGAATAGTGAATTAACAGTATCACATTCGGATATCAAGGATGGTGAAGAAAACATAGAAGATCCTTATGGAAATGCAACAATTAATTGGTTAGAAGGAAATATAGATTCTATTCCCCAATTCAGCAATCTTACCCAAGAAGATTTTTCCCTGCAAGAAGATTCTCCCTGCATAGATGCCGGCATACCGTATTTTGAGTGGCAAGGAAATGTAATCGTGGATATGACACCGGAGGAATATGAAGGAATTGCTCCTGATATGGGCGCTTGGGAATATGGAATGCAAGAAATAGATAATCCGGCTTCCATTCCGCTTGTTTTTGGGATGAAGCAGAATTTTCCCAATCCGTTTTCTGCGAGTACAAATATATCGTTTTCGTTACCGGTGATAAGTGAAGTAAACATCGCTATTTACAACATTCGAGGGCAGAAAGTGAAAAGCGTTTCGGATGAAACTTATCAGGCTGGACGTTTCTCTGTAAACTGGGATGGTACAAACGAAATGAAAAAACGAGTTGGATCGGGAATTTATTTTTATAAGATGGAAGCG includes:
- a CDS encoding right-handed parallel beta-helix repeat-containing protein, with amino-acid sequence NLSNIYLNKNFSSDNHSDDIYGTPSEILNVILDTFTVLVPTAAQVYLLENFTFDIQHGLVDSVQEDLYVSPNGSNSNSGLSALEPLLSLSLALEMISPDSLNPLTIHLADGIYSPSATNEIFPLEAKGHLSIIGNSQASTTLNAEALSSIIYCFSIQNFSLQNLTLKNAYNSLWNRAGGLFCVGATGINISNVSFINNHSQYYGGGMQIRSSSDINIANCIFENNSAKQGGGIYLRESPVTFSNVSVFNNTSSGKGGGIYFYECNPDFDPHNRCNIFYNHSLESSEGNDLASDQSNVIQIVVDTFSVLEPDGYYANPISYFNFDIQNAKIEPVSADLYVNPEGSNNNTGLTSTEPLQTIGFALQKILAGENDPHSIFLANGVYSPSQTGEIFPIRCKNYVSIIGENKNLTVLDAEETARGMICAVDEVVLQNFTITNGNSGYSDNGGGLYCSWCNPTLDNLKIINNETDEDGGGIYLDHSDAIFLEVTVCHNLAQENGGGIYFKASEPTFDEYSLSDIYYNEISSHEYFGKDLFVYGNDIVNVFVDTFTVLFANQDYVYPRTQFYVDVEHSKIKQLDQDIYVNPSGSNGNSGLSPADPFQNISYAMERVVSNDLNPHTIHLAPGIYSHDITGEDFPLYAKANINLQGASSENTILDGSNLSRLIYCESVNNFRIQQMTIQNGNSGSGYSSHGGGLYFSNCDPILNNLKIFSNSTNNTSNFGGGIFLNNSDATLQEVTICQNSSLAHGGGLYLNNSDPIFDGVIVRQNTAHYNGGGMYLENSNPTFKATTVCQNYSYADGGGIFFNNSTPIFDQEDLSNIYCNDISSWDYFAKDLYNYNSGIIDVFVDTFTVLYPDNYHLYPPDQFNMDIQNGKIEQIDQDIYISPSGSNSNSGISPDEPFQNISFAMDRIISNESNPHTIHLATGTYSQNTTGEDFPIYGKSHINFKGESAETTILDGADLSRLIYCNSVDNIKIQQMTIQNGNCGIAYNSYGGGIRMQGSSWTSVYDDSIFVEDVNVINNHSYKGGGIYNEYINLSLNQVKMNNNTGYKGGGLYCSGSSYADTICVMIDKCEICNNIADNTASGFSGNGGKIHISNTTIAGNIPGSYSNCAVEFSSSDVVFVNTICWNDSLSQIKLMWNSELTVSHSDIKDGEENIEDPYGNATINWLEGNIDSIPQFSNLTQEDFSLQEDSPCIDAGIPYFEWQGNVIVDMTPEEYEGIAPDMGAWEYGMQEIDNPASIPLVFGMKQNFPNPFSASTNISFSLPVISEVNIAIYNIRGQKVKSVSDETYQAGRFSVNWDGTNEMKKRVGSGIYFYKMEAKSQNENFHKIRKMIYIR